One genomic region from Prunus persica cultivar Lovell chromosome G3, Prunus_persica_NCBIv2, whole genome shotgun sequence encodes:
- the LOC18784189 gene encoding probable leucine-rich repeat receptor-like protein kinase At1g35710, whose protein sequence is MTSLTSAKLCFLPYCLVILLSVLSPNWVAFPFATSTSDTEAKALLKWKASLFPNQALNHLTWYDPPTHNINATNSSSSNPKPRTSPCTWTGVSCNSARSVRTISLSTCGIQGMLHEFSFLSFPSPEYLDLSLNKLFDAIPPQISYLSKLHHLDLSQNNLSGRIPPEIGLLRNLRFLPLSANTFLGVIPKEIGNLKSLVDLRLSYNTLSGLIPSNIGNLIKLNTLYLAKNQLSGLIPMEIWNLKSLVDLKLSYNNLSGLIPPNIELENLKNLTELQLDTNQLSGYLPPNICQGGKLTKLSVGTNYLTGPIPKSLKNCTGLVRVFLDQNQLTGNISEDFGVYLNLDFMNISHNNLYGEISHNWRQCPKLKTLLIAGNNFTGSIPPEIANATQIHVLDLSSNHLVGLIPKEFGRLASLERLMLNGNQLSGRIPSEFGSLNDLEYLDLSTNKFNESIPSILGDLLKLHYLNLSNNKLAQAIPFKLGKLGQLNYMDLSHNSLEGKIPSEMGSIKSLVTLDLSHNNLSGSIPSSFEEMRCLLYVDISYNHLEGPLPNISAFRQAPLERLKGNKGLCGKVRALLPPCNAHGSKKDHKVVFSILAVFVLLSALFVIVQRKKKHQDTKQNHMHGEIFFSVLNFDGKSMYEEIIRATEDFDSTYCIGKGGHGSVYRVNLSSGDVVAVKKLHLPLDGETEFQKEFLNEVRALTEIRHRNILKLYGF, encoded by the exons ATGACATCTTTAACTTCCGCTAAACTATGCTTCCTGCCTTATTGCCTTGTCATCTTGTTGTCTGTTTTATCACCAAATTGGGttgcttttccttttgctACTTCTACTTCTGATACTGAAGCAAAGGCTCTTCTCAAATGGAAAGCCAGCTTATTTCCAAATCAAGCCCTCAATCATCTTACCTGGTACGACCCTCCCACTCATAATATTAATGCCACCAATTCTTCCAGCAGCAATCCAAAACCAAGAACAAGCCCATGCACTTGGACTGGTGTTTCATGCAACTCAGCTAGAAGTGTCAGAACGATAAGCCTTTCCACTTGTGGTATTCAAGGTATGCTACATGAGTTTTCATTCTTGTCCTTCCCTAGTCCTGAATATCTTGACCTCAGCTTGAACAAACTCTTTGATGCCATCCCACCTCAAATCAGCTACCTCTCCAAACTCCACCATCTTGATCTCTCCCAAAATAACTTGTCTGGGAGAATTCCACCAGAAATCGGTCTCCTAAGAAATCTTAggtttcttcctctctctgcAAATACTTTCTTGGGGGTAATTCCAAAAGAGATAGGCAACTTGAAATCTCTTGTAGATCTAAGGTTGTCTTACAACACTTTAAGTGGTCTCATCCCTTCAAATATTGGTAACTTAATAAAGCTAAATACTTTGTATTTGGCTAAAAATCAACTTTCTGGTTTGATTCCCATGGAGATATGGAACTTAAAATCTCTTGTAGATCTAAAGTTGTCTTACAACAATTTAAGTGGTCTCATCCCTCCAAATATTG AGTTAGAGAATCTCAAGAATTTGACTGAACTGCAGTTGGATACAAACCAATTGTCTGGTTATTTGCCCCCAAATATCTGCCAAGGTGGAAAACTCACAAAATTGTCAGTAGGCACAAACTATTTGACTGGTCCAATCCCCAAAAGCTTGAAAAATTGCACAGGCTTAGTGAGAGTCTTTCTTGACCAAAACCAATTGACGGGCAATATATCTGAAGACTTTGGTGTTTATCTGAATCTTGATTTTATGAATATAAGCCACAACAACTTGTATGGAGAAATCTCACACAACTGGCGACAATGTCCAAAGCTAAAGACCTTACTAATCGCAGGAAACAACTTTACTGGTAGCATACCACCTGAGATAGCCAACGCAACCCAAATTCATGTGTTGGACCTTTCTTCAAATCATTTAGTTGGGTTGATCCCAAAAGAATTCGGGAGACTGGCTTCTTTGGAGAGGTTGATGTTGAATGGAAATCAACTTTCGGGTCGTATACCGTCTGAATTCGGATCATTGAATGATCTTGAATATCTTGACTTGTCAACAAACAAATTCAATGAGTCAATTCCGAGCATTCTAGGTGACTTGCTCAAATTGCACTACTTGAATTTGAGCAACAACAAGTTGGCTCAAGCAATTCCATTTAAGTTGGGGAAGTTAGGTCAATTGAATTACATGGATTTAAGTCATAACTCTCTTGAAGGTAAGATACCATCAGAAATGGGCAGTATAAAGAGTTTGGTGACACTTGATCTTTCCCACAACAATCTTTCGGGTTCCATACCATCAAGTTTTGAAGAGATGCGCTGCTTGTTGTACGTTGACATATCCTACAATCACTTGGAAGGTCCCCTTCCCAACATTAGTGCATTTCGACAAGCTCCGCTAGAAAGATTGAAAGGGAACAAAGGATTGTGTGGTAAAGTTAGAGCTCTGCTGCCACCCTGCAATGCACATGGCTCAAAAAAGGACCACAAGGTTGTATTCTCTATTCTAGCAGTATTTGTATTGCTATCTGCTCTCTTTGTAATAGtgcaaagaaagaagaagcatcAAGATACTAAACAAAACCACATGCACGgagaaattttcttttcggttttaaattttgatggaAAATCAATGTATGAGGAAATCATAAGGGCAACAGAAGATTTTGATTCCACATATTGCATTGGGAAAGGAGGACATGGAAGCGTCTACAGAGTGAATTTGTCATCTGGAGACGTAGTGGCCGTGAAGAAACTCCATCTGCCATTGGATGGCGAGACAGAATTTCAGAAGGAGTTCTTGAATGAAGTAAGGGCACTCACTGAGATAAGACATCGGAATATTCTGAAGCTCTATGGTTTCTGA